The following proteins are encoded in a genomic region of Triticum dicoccoides isolate Atlit2015 ecotype Zavitan chromosome 1B, WEW_v2.0, whole genome shotgun sequence:
- the LOC119318034 gene encoding uncharacterized protein LOC119318034 isoform X2, translating to MRRSKGSGRRRAAEERKLVRMAEEAAAASSMQAAAAAALASLHLPPPEPAETDNQDRKFFGRGARIKRKAKRKWGFVGGEAGAVDSGGLRPRLSHRRSTCRGGVGSMDEVLHGEVGIRSRFSAGRIREIMRGLTPRQQGYVAKYGFEHFNRIGAFSVHEPLTEWIMGKINPPFSEFRINADKTIVFSKPLVQKILGVPTGERPFVLHGQKSDKIKELRDLYLNNGLRATIPHCVSLLKNNEDEESFMRTFLLIALAAVLTPTTGNTIDLDYLWAFEDMSKVQDLDWAGHITEHLMDEVQKFQYKSREEKMRDFWVGGCLPLLTIAYMDHLDLPRGRIVDHEINYSVPRICHVSKDDFQFAAIADLHRQHFKFATFGILPFRDRTPYTDNPVTDTEVAEDDLRILSNDQVLSGQWELVEVHEERIDELVKETQPEVLGFAEASIDRPRPGRTDIGSNQGTKKSASCERDSSSHCRNTAKAAVTPSSSEKSEDIAREYESSESDDHPTPPEADYGVIFRSFLSGTQMERVNMLIHKIKPETIVFVATMRKCDVQLPTPLLIISKERSLAAAAHFPHENGAVTLQMPGKSEKWRPRFFIEKDNCMLAGNWLDFVCDNQVQAGDICIFVPAKGGERSTFTVHIIRAEATHRRGVKRVRSSHDSPVGVEGMANPDAV from the exons ATGCGGAGATCCAAGGGATCAGGACGGCGGCGAGCTGCAGAAGAGCGGAAGCTCGTCCGGATGGCGGAGGAGGCGGCCGCAGCGAGCTCgatgcaagcggcggcggcggcggcgctggcctcCCTCCACCTCCCCCCTCCAGAACCGGCAG AAACTGACAACCAAGATCGGAAATTCTTCGGGAGAGGGGCACGGATAAAGCGCAAGGCGAAGCGGAAGTGGGGCTTCGTTGGCGGCGAAGCGGGCGCGGTGGACTCTGGCGGGCTGCGTCCCCGTCTTAGTCATCGCCGGTCGACCTGCAG GGGAGGAGTTGGATCCATGGATGAAGTATTACATGGTGAAGTGGGCATCAGGAGCCGTTTCAGTGCTGGGAGGATTCGAGAGATCATGCGTGGTCTGACACCCCGGCAGCAGGGGTACGTTGCAAAGTATGGATTCGAGCATTTCAATCGTATCGGGGCATTCTCTGTTCATGAGCCACTGACCGAGTGGATCATGGGAAAAATTAACCCCCCGTTCTCTGAGTTCAGAATTAATGCGGACAAGACAATAGTTTTCAGCAAGCCCCTTGTTCAGAAAATTTTAGGTGTACCTACAGGGGAAAGACCCTTTGTACTGCATGGGCAGAAGTCGGACAAAATCAAAGAACTACGAGATCTGTACTTAAATAACGGACTAAGGGCAACCATCCCCCATTGTGTCAGTTTGCTTAAGAACAATGAGGACGAGGAGTCCTTCATGAGGACATTCCTGCTTATTGCACTGGCGGCTGTGCTCACCCCCACCACTGGGAATACAATAGACCTTGACTACCTGTGGGCCTTTGAAGATATGTCAAAGGTGCAGGACCTCGATTGGGCAGGCCATATCACGGAGCATCTGATGGACGAGGTTCAGAAATTTCAGTACAAATCTAGGGAGGAGAAGATGAGAGACTTCTGGGTTGGCGGGTGCTTGCCTTTGCTCACG ATTGCTTACATGGACCACTTGGATCTCCCAAGAGGGCGAATTGTAGACCATGAAATTAACTACTCGGTGCCTAGGATCTGCCATGTTTCTAAGGATGATTTCCAGTTTGCTGCAATTGCTGACCTGCATCGTCAACATTTCAAGTTTGCCACATTTGGGATACTTCCA ttccgtgatagaACACCATACACTGATAATCCGGTAACCGATACAGAAGTAGCAGAAGATGATCTTCGTATTCTCTCGAATGATCAAGTCTTATCAGGGCAATGGGAACTTGTAGAAGTACACGAGGAAAGAATAGACGAACTTGTAAAAGAAACTCAACCTGAAGTCCTTGGGTTTGCAGAAGCGAGCATCGATCGTCCCCGTCCTGGAAGAACTGATATCGGCTCAAATCAAG GAACTAAAAAATCCGCTAGTTGCGAAAGGGACAGTTCTAGCCATTGTAGGAATACTGCAAAGGCAGCTGTGACACCCTCTTCGTCTGAGAAATCAG AAGACATTGCTCGAGAATACGAATCTTCAGAGTCAGATGATCATCCGACACCTCCAGAAGCTGATTATGGGGTAATATTCAGGAGTTTTTTATCCGGAACACAAATGGAGAGAGTAAACATGCTTATCCACAAAATTAAACCTGAAACTATTGTATTCGTGGCTACCATGAGGAAGTGCGATGTTCAGCTACCTACTCCTCTTCTG ATCATTTCGAAGGAACGCTCGTTAGCCGCAGCTGCACACTTTCCGCACGAAAACGGGGCTGTCACACTTCAGATGCCGGGCAAGAGCGAGAAGTGGAGGCCAAGATTCTTCATAGAAAAAGACAATTGCATGCTTGCGGGTAATTGGTTAGACTTTGTATGTGACAACCAAGTGCAGGCGGGCGACATATGCATCTTTGTACCGGCAAAGGGTGGGGAAAGGTCCACATTCACGGTCCATATAATTCGTGCAGAAGCTACTCATCGTAGGGGTGTTAAAAGGGTTCGATCCAGCCATGATTCTCCGGTTGGTGTGGAAGGAATGGCAAATCCAGATGCCGTTTAG
- the LOC119318034 gene encoding uncharacterized protein LOC119318034 isoform X1 — MRRSKGSGRRRAAEERKLVRMAEEAAAASSMQAAAAAALASLHLPPPEPAETDNQDRKFFGRGARIKRKAKRKWGFVGGEAGAVDSGGLRPRLSHRRSTCRGGVGSMDEVLHGEVGIRSRFSAGRIREIMRGLTPRQQGYVAKYGFEHFNRIGAFSVHEPLTEWIMGKINPPFSEFRINADKTIVFSKPLVQKILGVPTGERPFVLHGQKSDKIKELRDLYLNNGLRATIPHCVSLLKNNEDEESFMRTFLLIALAAVLTPTTGNTIDLDYLWAFEDMSKVQDLDWAGHITEHLMDEVQKFQYKSREEKMRDFWVGGCLPLLTIAYMDHLDLPRGRIVDHEINYSVPRICHVSKDDFQFAAIADLHRQHFKFATFGILPFRDRTPYTDNPVTDTEVAEDDLRILSNDQVLSGQWELVEVHEERIDELVKETQPEVLGFAEASIDRPRPGRTDIGSNQGTKKSASCERDSSSHCRNTAKAAVTPSSSEKSVEDIAREYESSESDDHPTPPEADYGVIFRSFLSGTQMERVNMLIHKIKPETIVFVATMRKCDVQLPTPLLIISKERSLAAAAHFPHENGAVTLQMPGKSEKWRPRFFIEKDNCMLAGNWLDFVCDNQVQAGDICIFVPAKGGERSTFTVHIIRAEATHRRGVKRVRSSHDSPVGVEGMANPDAV, encoded by the exons ATGCGGAGATCCAAGGGATCAGGACGGCGGCGAGCTGCAGAAGAGCGGAAGCTCGTCCGGATGGCGGAGGAGGCGGCCGCAGCGAGCTCgatgcaagcggcggcggcggcggcgctggcctcCCTCCACCTCCCCCCTCCAGAACCGGCAG AAACTGACAACCAAGATCGGAAATTCTTCGGGAGAGGGGCACGGATAAAGCGCAAGGCGAAGCGGAAGTGGGGCTTCGTTGGCGGCGAAGCGGGCGCGGTGGACTCTGGCGGGCTGCGTCCCCGTCTTAGTCATCGCCGGTCGACCTGCAG GGGAGGAGTTGGATCCATGGATGAAGTATTACATGGTGAAGTGGGCATCAGGAGCCGTTTCAGTGCTGGGAGGATTCGAGAGATCATGCGTGGTCTGACACCCCGGCAGCAGGGGTACGTTGCAAAGTATGGATTCGAGCATTTCAATCGTATCGGGGCATTCTCTGTTCATGAGCCACTGACCGAGTGGATCATGGGAAAAATTAACCCCCCGTTCTCTGAGTTCAGAATTAATGCGGACAAGACAATAGTTTTCAGCAAGCCCCTTGTTCAGAAAATTTTAGGTGTACCTACAGGGGAAAGACCCTTTGTACTGCATGGGCAGAAGTCGGACAAAATCAAAGAACTACGAGATCTGTACTTAAATAACGGACTAAGGGCAACCATCCCCCATTGTGTCAGTTTGCTTAAGAACAATGAGGACGAGGAGTCCTTCATGAGGACATTCCTGCTTATTGCACTGGCGGCTGTGCTCACCCCCACCACTGGGAATACAATAGACCTTGACTACCTGTGGGCCTTTGAAGATATGTCAAAGGTGCAGGACCTCGATTGGGCAGGCCATATCACGGAGCATCTGATGGACGAGGTTCAGAAATTTCAGTACAAATCTAGGGAGGAGAAGATGAGAGACTTCTGGGTTGGCGGGTGCTTGCCTTTGCTCACG ATTGCTTACATGGACCACTTGGATCTCCCAAGAGGGCGAATTGTAGACCATGAAATTAACTACTCGGTGCCTAGGATCTGCCATGTTTCTAAGGATGATTTCCAGTTTGCTGCAATTGCTGACCTGCATCGTCAACATTTCAAGTTTGCCACATTTGGGATACTTCCA ttccgtgatagaACACCATACACTGATAATCCGGTAACCGATACAGAAGTAGCAGAAGATGATCTTCGTATTCTCTCGAATGATCAAGTCTTATCAGGGCAATGGGAACTTGTAGAAGTACACGAGGAAAGAATAGACGAACTTGTAAAAGAAACTCAACCTGAAGTCCTTGGGTTTGCAGAAGCGAGCATCGATCGTCCCCGTCCTGGAAGAACTGATATCGGCTCAAATCAAG GAACTAAAAAATCCGCTAGTTGCGAAAGGGACAGTTCTAGCCATTGTAGGAATACTGCAAAGGCAGCTGTGACACCCTCTTCGTCTGAGAAATCAG TAGAAGACATTGCTCGAGAATACGAATCTTCAGAGTCAGATGATCATCCGACACCTCCAGAAGCTGATTATGGGGTAATATTCAGGAGTTTTTTATCCGGAACACAAATGGAGAGAGTAAACATGCTTATCCACAAAATTAAACCTGAAACTATTGTATTCGTGGCTACCATGAGGAAGTGCGATGTTCAGCTACCTACTCCTCTTCTG ATCATTTCGAAGGAACGCTCGTTAGCCGCAGCTGCACACTTTCCGCACGAAAACGGGGCTGTCACACTTCAGATGCCGGGCAAGAGCGAGAAGTGGAGGCCAAGATTCTTCATAGAAAAAGACAATTGCATGCTTGCGGGTAATTGGTTAGACTTTGTATGTGACAACCAAGTGCAGGCGGGCGACATATGCATCTTTGTACCGGCAAAGGGTGGGGAAAGGTCCACATTCACGGTCCATATAATTCGTGCAGAAGCTACTCATCGTAGGGGTGTTAAAAGGGTTCGATCCAGCCATGATTCTCCGGTTGGTGTGGAAGGAATGGCAAATCCAGATGCCGTTTAG
- the LOC119300744 gene encoding defensin-2-like: protein MGKRLLFLAVLLVASLGMSTTVVRSELACGSLREQCMAMCILASWCMHCCQARGYVDGRCRVLHGETTCYCCKDVPPLPLPGPQPAEELRRR from the exons ATGGGCAAGAGACTGTTGTTCCTggccgtcctcctcgtcgcctccc TGGGCATGTCGACGACGGTGGTGCGGAGCGAGCTGGCGTGCGGCAGCCTGAGGGAGCAGTGCATGGCCATGTGCATCCTGGCAAGCTGGTGCATGCACTGTTGCCAGGCCCGCGGCTACGTCGACGGCCGCTGCAGGGTCCTCCACGGCGAGACCACCTGCTACTGCTGCAAGGACgtgccccccctccccctccccggcCCCCAGCCGGCAGAAGAGCTCCGCCGCCGGTGA